GATGCAATATCTTCGCGAATGCGGACACGTCGTTTCCGACAGAGTGTCAGACACCCGCTGGGTACACAAAATTGTCAGCAAACCCAAAATCACATAATCATATCGTATAATGACAAAACCCGCTTCATCGGCGGGTTTTGTTTTTTGTTGCTCTCACTTAATCCACAGTGATTAACCTCTCGCGTTGACCACATTTTCAACCTCCTTTTGATAGTATCTCTCCTCGCTTTATGTGATAATTATTACTCATAATATCAGATTGTTATACGGCATAGGTATTATTTACAGACAAGCTGTACAGGCGTAACGATCTCCTCTTGTTTACTACTGAAACACCTATTAGGAGGCTTTATGCTTAACAATCTTAAACTCGGTATCAAACTCAGTTTCGGATTTGGTCTCGTTCTACTCTTGACCGCCCTGGTTGCACTCATTGGGATCAACGGAATGCAGAATATTCAGGACCGTGTCGACAAAGCGGATGACGTAAACAGACTTGTTCGATTCATTCTCGAAAGCCGTATTCAGGAAAAGAACTTCATGCTCAGGCACCAGCCGGAAGCGGTCAAAAACCATGCTGAAATCCTTCAAAAGCTCGTGGCTCAAACGAGAATCACAAACGACAAATTCAATCAACAATTGAACAAGGACCAAATGGCAAACGTTGCCAAAGCCGTTAATGAGTATCAACAGGCGTTTGCAACATATATGCAACTTGAAGAGAACAATCAGGCTGCCATGAAAAGCATGAATGATGCAGCCCAGATCGCCCTTCATGAAACCGACGAGCTCCGCACCGAACAACAAAAGCAACTTGCCCAGCTTATGGCATCAGGTTCGGCCGAACTTGATATCATTGAAGATAAATTGTTGAAAGCCGATGATGCCAACACCATGATAAAATGGTTTTTGGACGCCCGTATGAGTGAAAAGGACTTCATAGCCACACACAGTGAAGCCCATTTGGAGAAAAACAATGAGAACCTGAAAAAGATACTGGAACTTGCTCAGAATCTCAAAACCCGTTTCAGAAATCCGACTAACCTTGGTCAGATAGACACGGTTGAAAAAGCATTGATAACCTACCGTGGTGAATTGGATAATCTCATAACGTATCAGAAAGAGCAGAATGTCGCAGAAGGGACCATGCTAACAACTGCTCGAAAAGCCGATGAAATATGCCGTGCTGCCCGCGCCGACCAAAAAACAAAAATGATCAAGGACATAGGCAGTGCGAATATAACAAGCAGCATCACTGCGGCAGCAGCCCTCATACTTGGGATTCTGGCAGCTTTTTTTCTCACCAAAGCCATTACAAAACCCATAGCAATGGGTGTTTCCTTCGCAAAAGACATGTCTACCGGTGATTTTACCAAGACATTGGATATCAATCAAAAAGACGAAGTTGGCATGTTGGCAAAAGCGTTGAATGATATGATCACTCAATTGCGCTCTGTTGTTGCAGAGGTTGAAATGGCCACCAGCAATGTGGCTGCCGGAAGTGAAGAATTGTCTGCGTCATCAGAATCTCTCTCCCAAGGAGCAACCGAGCAGGCTGCATCTATTGAGGAAGTCTCCTCTTCAATGGAACAGATGGCTTCCAACATCAGTCAGAATGCTGAAAATGCGACAGAAACAGAAGCTCTTGCAACTAAGGCCGCCTCTGATGCCAAAAGAACTGGTTCCGCCGTCAACCAAACCGTTGAAGCAATGAAAAGCATTGCCGAGAAAATCTCCATTATCGAAGAGATAGCCCGCCAGACCAACCTTCTTGCGCTCAACGCCGCCATCGAAGCTGCCCGGGCCGGTGAGCATGGAAAGGGCTTTGCCGTGGTTGCCGCAGAAGTTCGCAAGCTCGCGGAACGCTCCGGCTCGGCTGCTGCTGAGATCAGCGAACTGTCCTCATCCAGCGTCCAAATTGCTGATAAAGCCGGTGAGATGCTGCAATCCCTCGTCCCAGATATCGAAAAGACCGCATCGCTTGTTCAGGAAATCTCCGCATCAAGCAATGAACAAAATGCCGGGGCCATTCAGATCAATCAGGCTATCAGTCAACTTGATATGGTGATTCAGCAAAATGCCTCGGCTTCCGAAGAAATGGCGTCAACAAGTGAAGAACTATCCGCACAAGGACAAACCCTTCAAGCCACCATGTCCTTTTTCAAAGTAGCTGAGCCAACACAATATACATCTTCGCATAGCGCTAACAGAATTTCCAGACCAAGTGCTATTCTGCCCTTACCTTCCCGGAATATGGGTAAAACAATGCCGGAATCAAATGGTAGAGTCATGACCAGAGATTTCGACAAGGACTACGAACGGTTTTAGCCCGTTTTTAAAAAACGAATCCGAAAGGACACGGCCCGGAAATCATATGATTCCGGGCCGAATATTCATCCAAAACGTTCAAATTATGAAACAGATATTTGTCGTGCTGTTGTTTGCTCCGGTTGAACGGAAGGTACTCCCGAGGAATCCCCTGCGTCTCCGTCCACTATGTCTCCGCCAGAAAGCATTTCCTGCATCCCCAGGCGCAACTCTTCAGACAACTCAACAAGGTCGACCACTGCCGAATGCGCGTGCTCAACGCCTTCGGTGAACGACTTGGCAATTTCACGCACCTCTTCAGTCGCCTTGGATATTTGCTCGGACGCGACACTTTGCTCCTCGGATGCGGAAGCAATGCTTTCCACATTCAGAACATTTTGCTCAACCAGGGAAATAATGGAATCCTGGGCTTCCCCGGACGCCCGAGCCTGAACCGCGCTATGCTTGACGACCTCTACCACTTCACGGAACCGTTCAATATTTCTAGCTGATGAATCCTGAATGGAAATGACATGCTCTTCCACTTCTTTTGTTGCTGACATGGTTTTTTCGGCCAACTTGCGGACCTCATCAGCCACAACAGCAAATCCCCGACCAGCTTCTCCGGCACGGGCAGCCTCAATGGCGGCGTTCAATGCCAACAGATTTGTCTGGTCTGCTATTTCATTGATGACATCCATAACCTGTCCGATTGACTCAACCTGTACACCCAGCTTAGCCAGTCCCTCACTGATCTTGTCAGTAAATCCGTTTACATCTTCAATAGAGGTGACAGCATCCTTAACCAAGCCAGCCCCCTCAACAGCCTTGTCACGAGCTTCGGACGCCCGCCCAGTGGCTTGAGACGCGTTTTTGCTCACTTCGCAGACGACCATATTCATCTGCTCCATTGCAACGGCGGTTTCCATGATACGCTCATGCTGATTATGCGATCCGTCACGTATCTGTACAAGCATGGTCGCAACTTTTTCAGTGGCTAAACCCACACGGTCAGCAATGCCTTCCGCCTGCCTCCCGGTCTCTGACATGCAGTCCCAGAGCGAACGAACCCGCCGCTCCTGTTCCTGGGTTGCCAACATGGCTTTCCTTGCGGCTTCGGCCTGTGCCAGTGCTTCTTCTTCCTTGAGACGCACCGCTTCCAGTTGATCCCGCAGCATAGCCACCATGCGCATCAGATCATTGCACAGGTTACCAAATTCATGGTTGAACTTCCCCTCAGGCTGAGCCTCCAGATTACCGTCGGCAACATCTCGCGAATACTTCTGCAACGCAGCAAGCGGGCGGGTGATGGAAAACAACGTCCAAAGAATACATAAGACTATCAACACACAGGCTCCAACCGCCATGCTGACCACGACAAGGTCGACATAACTGGCTACCTGCGCACTCTTCTCCATATAATGATCGCGGATGTCCCTCAGGACCGGCTCCAGTGACCGGGCTGACTGAATCAATGAAGCAGAAGCCTTGTCGGCGGAGTCAAGACTATGTCGATATCCATCGAAAGCCGACAGATAGATGTTGAGCTTCTCATTGAAAACGGCCCGCTCCTGCGGGTTGAACAATTGTGAAACTGCCACGGTTTCCTTCATGTCTTCAATCCAACCGTTCATTCTTTCAATGTATATCTCCTCGCGTCGCATAATATAGTTCTTCTCCTGCCTTCGAATCTGTAAAAGCAAAATGGTCATGTCTTGACTTTTAATTTCCTTGAATATCCCCTCAAGCCCCCTGGCAGACATGACGAACTTATTCCGCCAACCTGTATCAATAGTCAGACCTATCTCGATTTCAGCAGTGGCGAGCGCTTGAAAGCTCGTATTGTATGCAGCAAGGAGTCCGAGCGCCTTATCACCTGCCGATTGCATTTCTGAATCAGCTTCAACAATGGATTGCAGAATTAAACGCGCCTCATCGACGTGTCTGGTAACCTTTTCGACATATTCAGTTTCCTTGCGCAATTGAAAATTTTTCTCCTGCCGACGCGACTGCAACAGTTCTCCATAGGCATTTCGTGCCTGTTTCATGAGCATTGCGTAATGATCGGATATATTTCTTCCAATTTTGGTTACGCCAAATACCAGCGCAAAGCAGACAACGCAGACCAGAAGCACCAGAACAAGCTTGTTTCTCACCGACATGTGTTTCCTCCATGCAATTTTAATCGCGCCCTCTAAGCGAGAGGGTCAAAGAAAAGCAATCGGCATGCCAGTAGCACGAACAAGATAAACATTTGGATTTTATAGATATATGCTGAGTGGCGACATCAAAAATAATCGCATATGAAGCACAAAACACGCAATGTGATCACGCAATAAACACGCAAAAGCTTAAAATTTTTGACTTTATTTTATTGCATGAAAAAAAGATACAAACGTCCTTCTACCTGTCGTCAAACAATAAAAAAAAACCCTTACGAACAAATATTCGTAAGGGCTTGATATCGCGTGGTGCTCGGGGACAGAATTGAACTGCCGACACGGGGATTTTCAGTCCCCTGCTCTACCGACTGAGCTACCCGAGCACGCTGTCGAGAAATGGGATTTACCGAAATGGAGGCCGGTTGGCAACCTCTTTTTTCGGTATAAGCCGTTTTTTTTTATTCTTCGTCTTCCAGAGGAGCGCCCATTTCGAGGATTCTGGCGGCGTAACCGGAGCGCAGGGCTTCCAGATAATCCGTATCCAAGGGGCCTTTCCAGGTAGTAATTTCCTTGAACCGCTTAGGAATCTTGACCTTGTCAGGACGATAGCCCATCTGGAGTCTGAGACGCCAGCGGAGACGTTGCACCCGGTCACCGATTTCAGAGACGCTGCCATGCAACTCTCCGTAACCGACGGATTCCATGGCCTCGGCCAAAAGTTCATCCTTGTACACGCCTCGCGAGAACAGGCAGCCGACCATGCAGTTGAGCACGATGCGTTCACGACCATCGTTCACAAGAAAGTCGAGAGCTGCGTTCACGTCCTGATCTTCATGTTTCTGATCCCACGAATACCCGCCCGAATCCAGATGCGCATGACGGAATCCGAGAGCCTCGGACACAAAGAAGACTTCACCCGTGGCATATCCGGCCATCTCTTGGCCCAGCACACAGGCAAAATCCTCGCCACCGTAGACTTTCGCGCATTTTAACGTACCGGAGGCAAGCAGCCTATAAAACTCATTCGTAGGCCGCCCCAGCAGCTCCACAGCCTGCATGTACGTGTCTGTATCGCCCCAAGCCAGTTTAACAACTGTCTCTTCTTCACTAATGACGCCCTTTTCGAGAGCCTCGGTGGCCCAGGCCAGGGCCACGCCAGTGGACATGCAATCCAGCCCTTCCTTTTCGATGACATCCAGGATGCGCAGGACATCACTGGCATTTGTCACCTCCAACATACCGCCACAGGCGAATATGGGCTCATAGTCATACCCCACCTGCCGGTAAAGATATTGGTTGTTGGTCTGGAATTGTTCGCGGACGAAGCCCACATGAATACAGCCGACCGGGCACCCGGCACAGGCCGCATTGCGAAGCAGCGTGTCATCAGCAAACGTTTCACCCGAGATGTTCGTGGCCTCTGGACTGGTAGTCTGCTGAAGGTTCTTCCACGGCAGGCTTTTGAGCTCATTGAGCGGATTGATGTTCACCGCCGTTCCGAGTCCGTGATATTTAGCCATCATTTCGGTGGTGGTCAGTTGCTCGTAAATATGCCTGTAGAGCTTGGGATACTGCTTGCCTTCAGGCAGTGCAAATCCACGGTCACCGAGAATGCAGATCGCCTTCAGGTTTTTCACGCCCATGGCAGTGCCGCCGCCCATGCGCCCGAAATGGCGATAGGTGTCTACGTTGATACAGGCATAAGCCGACAGATTTTCGCCAGCCGGACCAATACGCAGAATCGACCTGCGGCCCGAGCCGGGGAAGATCTTTCTGAGCACACGTCCTGTGGCAATAGCATCAAAACCGCGCATGTATTCCACGTCGCGAGTTTCAACTCGGCGGGAACCGACGCACAAGGCGGTCAGTCGCGTCGCCTTACCCGTTATGACAAGCGCATCGAGATCAGCGAACCGAAGCGACAGCGCGGATTTTCCGCCAGCGTAACTCTCGGTGTACTCATTATGATATGGAGAACGAAACGCGCAACACGTCTTGCTCATGAGCGGGAAATATCCTGTCAGCGGCCCGATGGCGAAAATCACGGGCTGTTCCGGGTCGTCCCAATCGCGATCCACATGGCCGAACTCTTCAAACAACTTTGCCGCCAGCCCCGTGCCGCCCAGATACACGCCCCGTCCGGGACGCTCGATGATATTTGTCTTGCCCGTGGTCAGGTTGACCATCATGACGCGGAAGAAGTCTCTAATCATCATGTCCTCCTTCTTCCTTTTCCTTCATAGGCAGTTCCACCATTTCAAGACAGTCGTGCGGACAGAACGACACGCATTGACCGCAATGAATGCACACATACGGGTTCACTTCGTGATCCAAGAAAATTGCATCCACGGGACAGGCCTTGGCACATTCCCCACAACGGATGCACAGCTTCTTCTTCTGAATAATACCACCGTCCCGGCGCTGGGACAGTGACCCTGTAGGACACGCCTCAGCACATGGAGCAGGACTGCAGGCCAGACAAACTCGAGCCTCGAAGCCGGTGGACAAGCCGCCCGACGACGAAATGCGAATTCCCGCCTTATTCCAGGAAAGAAACTTGTGGACCTGCCTTGCGCAGGCCAACGAACACGAATGGCAGCCGATACACCGCTCCATCCGTACAGCTCTAAGCGCTTTCATAAAAAATTCCTCCGACCACTGAGAAAAGAGGGAAAAACACCCTGCGAAAGGGGGCATCTCTCCCTCTTTCCTCAGACAGTCAACTCTCTCTCCATTTCCCTTGTTGTGGGGCTGTTCCATGATCTGCACCACCGACGCAGGGCGCATGGAGAAAGTTATTTATCTGTATGTTCCAAGATATCCTGTTTGAGCGCCCACAGGATATGATTTTCAATCCGGGCAACATCCATGTGCGGCGCGACTTCGGAAGCCTTGCGTATCAGGGTGTGCGTGTCAACCGGCTTCCTTCCGAAAAAAACGAGTTTTTTGACGACCTCCAGATCTATGGACATGTCGAGACCGACATAGAGGTTGGGAAAATCCAGGCCCCGATAGAAGGCTTCGCCGGTGCGCCCCGCTTTGAGCACGGTGTCATCACACAGGACATCGCTGGTATAATGACCGAATATTCGCCCGAATTCCGGGGCAAGAGGATGTGCAACATCCCGAAGCGGCTCGGCATCCACGGGTTCAGTCCACAGAAAATCCCACAGCTCGACGTACTGCCGGATAATAACAGGCCATGAAAATTCCTTTTCCACCCGCTTTCGGCCTGCTGTGCCCATAGTCTGCCGCAGTTCCGGGGAGTCGATGAGCAGTTTCAGGGAGTCTGACAATGTCGGGATATCGACGGCCGTACGCTGGGAAAGACGCAGATGGTACTCGCTGTCAAAGGTCAGTGGAGCTTCAATGTCTACATCCGAAGTATTGCCTGCCCCTGTGGTTCTCACGAGCAAGCCGGTTTTCCCGTGCTCCACGATATCCTTATACCCATCATAGTCGGAAGCCACCACGGGCAGCCCAAAGGCACCCGCTTCCGCCAGAGTGATACCGAACGTTTCCTGAGGGTTGTCTGCAATGGAGACAAATATGTCCGCCGACCTGAAAAGTTCCAGCTTCTCTTTTTCATTCGGACGCAAGTGCATATGGAGCGCAATGCCTGCATTGGCAGCAAGATTGGTCAAGGTGGTACGGACGTTGTCATCTTCATCCGCCCAGCCTGCCAGAACTATCTCCACCCCGCCGGGTTCCATGCCGTCCTGCACCAGACGGTGCACTGCACGGATAAGCGGGACCACGTCCATTTTTGAATGATGAGAGATACGCCCGAAGACCAACAGCCTGACCGGGCCGCCCCCCTGTTTCGATCCCGGGGTCAAAACAGACGAATCCACAGCCAGGGGAATACGGGAGAGCAGAGGGGCCGGATGACTGGTCTCGGTCAGGCCGAATCCCTCCCGCAACCATTCAAAATACTGCCCCACCACCTGCTTTCCGGCTCTTGACGTACACACGATGCTGTCACGCAGGGTCGTGCCGGGCCACAAATGCTTGATAAAGGCGGTTCCATAATTCACGTAACTCAAAGAGTGGGTCAAACCGGTTATCGGGAAAATGTGCTCACTGTATCGGTTGCGCATCCGGGTCATGAACGGCTGACTCGTAATGCAGTCCGACAGATGAAAACAGTGATACTGCGTCTGTGCCAGCATCACCGGTAGTTCCTGTCGAAGCATGAGCCTGATTCGTCCCTTCTCCATGAATTCTGGGGCCGCCTCCTGTAAGGCCTTCCCCACAGCAGCCCTCTCCTTCCGCCCAGAAAGGAAAAAGTGGTATTCGTCAAAAGGATCCGAACCCAGCAACGCTCGCATAAAGGTCACGTTGGCAACCATCCGGCCCAGAACAGGACCTGCCTCGAAAAAGGGGTCAAGGGTACCCCATATGCGCTGTTTTTTCGCCATACTCTGGTCAAAACCGTTCCCCGCGGTTTTGTCAATGGAATGTCGGAAAACCACAGGCATTTTTTTCCTCCCTGCCACGAACACAACAGAACACTCCATTCATTTTTCACTCACAATTCCAATCAGTTGTTAGCATTATAGACGATTGATTCCTATAACTGCACACAATTATCAACACTTGGCCCCGATTTTGCTCAACTCTCCATGCGAGTGAAATACTCGTCAATGTTTTGACGATCAAGGAGAAGTGGAGATATGCCAAGACAAGCCATAAAACGAGGCCGACGGCCGGAGCTCATGTGGGGGCTCGGACTTGACGACATGCTCATGCAGCAGATCGAAGAAGGAGTCGGGCCTGGCTTTCATATTCGGAATTTCCCAACCGACTCTCTCCCGCTGGGGAAAGACCTTTCTCATGCAGAAAAGCCCTCTGCGGCCTGGATCCCCTGGTCGGTCTGGAATGGTTTCCCCGAACACCGCAAAGCGGAGTACCGCGATCAGGATTCAACACAGCGTATTCTGATTCAGAGCGGTGAGGAAAAACCTCTGGAAATGGATCAGGTTCTGGCCGAAGGATTCCTTACTGTAATTCGCACTCCCCTCACCCGACCCAAGATTCAGGATGTCATGTTCCGCGCCAAGGAAGTAACGTCCATGTATTCTGATATATATCGGATGACGGAAGAGATTCTTCTCGAACGTGAACTTCTGGCGCGCAAGACTGACCAGCTCATGTTTCTGAACAAGGTGCTCGCCTCGGCAACCGAAAGTCTGGATGCCTCCACCATCCTCACCAATGCCAAGGACACCCTCAGCCTCGTCTTGCCTATCAAGATGCTGCATGCCGCCTTCTGGAACCATCAGCAGGAATCCGAAGTGGCTGACGTTGAAATTTTCCTCAACGGTAAAATGCCGCCCGAAACAGAATCCATCTGGGTTGAAAATATCATGGCATCTGCCAATTTCATGGGAAGCGGTCCGGTTAACGGATTCAACATCCTGCATACCGATTCCGCCCGGCGGCCGGAGTATTCACTGGCTCCCGACGAGGGAAAACTCGTCACCATGCCGCTCACGGCCGGACATGAGACCTTTGGCTGTCTCGCTCTGCTCTGCGAACCGGGCTACCGGCTCGGCAAGGATCAGGTGGAAACATTCCGCTCCGCTGTCAACCACATCGGCCTGGCCCTGCGCAACGCCCTGACGTTCAAGGAAGTCAAACTTCGCGCCGACCGCGACGGCCTGACCCGCGTATACAACCGCCATTCCTTCGAAGAACGGCTGATATACGAAATCAAGCGTCGTCGCCGCTACAATCACGACCTTTCCCTGCTCATGGTGGACCTCGACCACTTCAAACAGGTCAACGACACATACGGCCACAAAGCCGGAGACATGGTGCTCCAGAAAATTGGCGAAATCCTGACCACGACCTTTCGTACCACTGACCTCGCAGCCCGATACGGCGGCGAAGAATTCGTGGTACTCCTGCCGCACACCACAGAAGAAGCGGCATGGAAGCTGGCGGAACGCGTCCGTTCCACTATCGAGGACTGCAACTTCCATTTCGACAATCAGGACTTCACCATTACCGCGTCCATCGGCGTGGCATCCGTGGAAGGCGGTGCATTGACCACCAATGATGACCTCATCATCAAGGCGGACAAGGCGCTCTATCAGGCCAAAAACAACGGCCGGAACATGGTCGTCGTCTCAGGCCAGAAGCCCGTCAACCGCAACCGGTCAGCAATGCAGTAAACAAGACACATCAAGAAAAGCCCCTGCTCGACGCATATCGAGCAGGGGCTTTTTTTATGTCTCCACCCCCTCCCCCTCCTCGTTTTCCTCAACTTTTCGTGTTGGTTTGCGAGGGCTGAGAGTGAATTTGAACGCGGTTGTTTTAAAAAAACTGTCAAGGTGTTTTTTTATACCTATCAAATGATTTGAATAGACATTCATTCACATTTCCCGGTTTTGCGAAAAACCGGGGTTAGCCTCCTGGAAAACATCTTACAGGAGGATTTCTATTATGGGTGGATCTGCAGTCTTAATCTCAACCGTCCTTGGTACTGTAGCGGGAATGACGCGACGAAAACCGAACTCATCCGGCGACATGGAACAGGAACGCAGGGCTCGTGAAGAGCAGCAGCGCACAAAGGAGGCGGACGCCCGCCGAAGGAACAGGGAGAAGGTTCAGGAGGCCAGGAATCTGGAAAAGAAGCGCAACGCAAAAACCCTCTCGAAGAGTGCGGCCTCTCTGGTTGAAGAGGACGCTCCCAATCCAATGGGACTCAAAAACAAGCTGGGAGAATAACATGGACACAATCGAACGTGCCCGTTCCCTGCTCACCCGATTCAGCGGATTGGAAGAAGCGCGCCAGCCATGGGTCAGCTCCTGGCAGGAACTGACCGAATACATGCTGCCCCGCAAGAACAGTTTTACCACCATCGGTGTATCCAACTCGTTTCGCGGACAGACCGGCGATGAACGCATCTTCGACTCCACGCCGATGCACGCGTTGGAGCTGCTGGCCTCATCACTGGGGGGACTGCTCACCAACCCTTCCATGCCGTGGTTCGATATCTCGGTCAGAGACCGGCAACTCGGTGACAGTACAGACGTACGCACCTTCCTGCAGGAAGCCCGCGAACGAATGGTTACCGTGTTCAACGCCGAAGACTCCGGGTTCCAGACCCATGTCCATGAACTCTATCTGGATATAGCCCTGCTCGGCACGGCGGTCATGTATGTGGAAGCGGACAACGAAACGCTTGTCCGCTTCTCCACCCGTCCGCTGGGCGAAGTGTATGTGGCGGAATCCGTTCGGGGCCAGGTGGACACCGTGTACCGCAAGTACGAGATATCAGCCCGTCAGGCCATCCAGGAATGGGGGGTGAACTGCTCGGAAGAAACCAAACGCAACGCCGAAGACAAGCCCGACGAGAAGGTGGAAATCCTGCACGCCGTTTACCCCCGTTCTGATCGGAATCCACGAGGTCTGGGGGTTATGAACTTCCCCTATGCCAGCGTGTATATGGAAACCAGGAATAACCACATTGTGGAAGAAACCGGCTATCTAGAAATGCCGTATATGGTTCCGCGCTGGGCCAAAGCCACCGGCGAGACCTATGGCCGTGGACCGGGGCAGACCGCCCTGTCCGATACCCGCGTGCTCAACGCCATGGCTCGCACCGCACTCATGGCTGCTGAAAAGATGTCTGATCCGCCACTCATGGTACCCGACGATGGCTTTCTCGGCCCTGTTCGCTCCGGTCCGGGAGGACTGTCCTATTATCGAGCAGGATCATCAGACCGTATCGAAGCTCTTCCCGTGCATGTGGACCTCGGAGCCACGGAAGAGATGATGCGGCAGCGGCGCGAATCCATCCGCCGCATCTTCCTCGGCGACCAGATAGCTCCGGAAGGACCAGCGATCACTGCCACCGAAGCAGTCATCCGCCAATCCGAGAAAATGCGTGTCCTCGGCCCTGTCCTTGGCAGATTGCAAACCGAGTTCCTCAGCCCACTCATCAAGCGCGTGTTCCGCATCATGCTCCGCAGCGGAGGCCTGCCAGCCTTCCCAAAAGGGCTGACACCCGATGATCTGGACGTGCGCTACACCTCACCCGTTGCACGTGCCCAGAAGCAATACGAAGCGCAAGGGTTGTCCCAGACCATGGAATACCTCGGCCCACTGGTGGGGGGCGCAGACGCCTTCGGCATCATGGACAACTTCGATACCGATCGCATGGCCCGACACGTCGCCGAGCTGTTCGACACGCCGTCGGACTACCTGAAACCCGAAAAGGACGTGGCCGCCGCCCGAGAAAGCAAAAGCAAGGCGGCAGGCAGCGCGCAAACCACGGCAACAGTCGCCAGCATGGCAACCATCGCCAAGACCCTGTCCGAAGCCTACACGGATCGACCCAACGTTCTCACCGATTTATGGGGAATGCTCGCCGGAGCGCTCGGTGTTGTCGGTCCGCCGCCAGAACACATGATTCCCGACCCCGCCCGGCCTGACGATATGCCGCCGGACGAGGCGTTAATTCTGCAACAGATGGAAACGAACGAGGAGGCGCCCCATGCCTGACATCTCTCCTCTGGAACTGCACCGGGCCTACAAACGACTCTTTGAATCGGCAGACGGCGCAACCGTCATGGATGATCTGGAAAAACGCGGGAACTTCATGCGTTCCACCTTTTCCACCGATGCAGGGCGTACGCACTTCAATGAAGGCCGCAGGTCACTTGTTCTGCACATCAAACACATGCTCAATGAAAACAACTTCATCAATAAGGAAAACAAACGATGACACCGAATACTGACAAGAAATGGCAGATGACCCTTCCCGAAGACTGGACCGTCAGACAGGCGGACGAAAACGGTATGGAAACGGAAATGCTGTTGCGAGACCATCCGGTTCTCGCCAAATATGCCAGCAAGGACGAGGCTGTGAAGGCTCTTGTTCATGCTCAGC
The genomic region above belongs to uncultured Pseudodesulfovibrio sp. and contains:
- a CDS encoding sensor domain-containing diguanylate cyclase produces the protein MPRQAIKRGRRPELMWGLGLDDMLMQQIEEGVGPGFHIRNFPTDSLPLGKDLSHAEKPSAAWIPWSVWNGFPEHRKAEYRDQDSTQRILIQSGEEKPLEMDQVLAEGFLTVIRTPLTRPKIQDVMFRAKEVTSMYSDIYRMTEEILLERELLARKTDQLMFLNKVLASATESLDASTILTNAKDTLSLVLPIKMLHAAFWNHQQESEVADVEIFLNGKMPPETESIWVENIMASANFMGSGPVNGFNILHTDSARRPEYSLAPDEGKLVTMPLTAGHETFGCLALLCEPGYRLGKDQVETFRSAVNHIGLALRNALTFKEVKLRADRDGLTRVYNRHSFEERLIYEIKRRRRYNHDLSLLMVDLDHFKQVNDTYGHKAGDMVLQKIGEILTTTFRTTDLAARYGGEEFVVLLPHTTEEAAWKLAERVRSTIEDCNFHFDNQDFTITASIGVASVEGGALTTNDDLIIKADKALYQAKNNGRNMVVVSGQKPVNRNRSAMQ
- a CDS encoding portal protein, translated to MDTIERARSLLTRFSGLEEARQPWVSSWQELTEYMLPRKNSFTTIGVSNSFRGQTGDERIFDSTPMHALELLASSLGGLLTNPSMPWFDISVRDRQLGDSTDVRTFLQEARERMVTVFNAEDSGFQTHVHELYLDIALLGTAVMYVEADNETLVRFSTRPLGEVYVAESVRGQVDTVYRKYEISARQAIQEWGVNCSEETKRNAEDKPDEKVEILHAVYPRSDRNPRGLGVMNFPYASVYMETRNNHIVEETGYLEMPYMVPRWAKATGETYGRGPGQTALSDTRVLNAMARTALMAAEKMSDPPLMVPDDGFLGPVRSGPGGLSYYRAGSSDRIEALPVHVDLGATEEMMRQRRESIRRIFLGDQIAPEGPAITATEAVIRQSEKMRVLGPVLGRLQTEFLSPLIKRVFRIMLRSGGLPAFPKGLTPDDLDVRYTSPVARAQKQYEAQGLSQTMEYLGPLVGGADAFGIMDNFDTDRMARHVAELFDTPSDYLKPEKDVAAARESKSKAAGSAQTTATVASMATIAKTLSEAYTDRPNVLTDLWGMLAGALGVVGPPPEHMIPDPARPDDMPPDEALILQQMETNEEAPHA
- a CDS encoding glycosyltransferase family 4 protein, with protein sequence MAKKQRIWGTLDPFFEAGPVLGRMVANVTFMRALLGSDPFDEYHFFLSGRKERAAVGKALQEAAPEFMEKGRIRLMLRQELPVMLAQTQYHCFHLSDCITSQPFMTRMRNRYSEHIFPITGLTHSLSYVNYGTAFIKHLWPGTTLRDSIVCTSRAGKQVVGQYFEWLREGFGLTETSHPAPLLSRIPLAVDSSVLTPGSKQGGGPVRLLVFGRISHHSKMDVVPLIRAVHRLVQDGMEPGGVEIVLAGWADEDDNVRTTLTNLAANAGIALHMHLRPNEKEKLELFRSADIFVSIADNPQETFGITLAEAGAFGLPVVASDYDGYKDIVEHGKTGLLVRTTGAGNTSDVDIEAPLTFDSEYHLRLSQRTAVDIPTLSDSLKLLIDSPELRQTMGTAGRKRVEKEFSWPVIIRQYVELWDFLWTEPVDAEPLRDVAHPLAPEFGRIFGHYTSDVLCDDTVLKAGRTGEAFYRGLDFPNLYVGLDMSIDLEVVKKLVFFGRKPVDTHTLIRKASEVAPHMDVARIENHILWALKQDILEHTDK